One window of the Magnolia sinica isolate HGM2019 chromosome 19, MsV1, whole genome shotgun sequence genome contains the following:
- the LOC131235301 gene encoding rhomboid-like protein 19, which produces MSWIYLRYLQRKPETNLKRDPSDEFAFSTFFPEFLRPIIDPIASIFDRMFCSRSEISNEAEGNTLGATPLPGSDPIEESRRRFSMQIHGARQTSERYFLSIELISCL; this is translated from the exons ATGAGTTGGATTTACCTGCGCTATCTCCAAAGGAAACCTGAAACAAACCTCAAGCGAGACCCAAGTGATGAGTTTGCCTTCTCCACCTTCTTCCCTGAATTTTTGCG GCCAATTATCGATCCCATTGCATCTATATTTGATCGGATGTTTTGCAGCAGATCTGAAATTTCCAATGAAGCCGAGGGTAATACTTTGGGAGCTACTCCATTGCCTGGTTCGGACCCTATTGAGGAATCCAGGAGGAG ATTTTCCATGCAAATTCATGGTGCAAGACAAACAAGTGAAAGGTATTTTCTTTCCATTGAGCTGATATCATGTTTATGA